From Rhodovastum atsumiense, a single genomic window includes:
- a CDS encoding N-acetylmuramic acid 6-phosphate etherase has translation MQTPTTGRGDLPATETVSRRYQDLDRWPATDALLAMWEGQLSAVAAVQPALPAIAEAAEAALPRLAQGGRLVYAGAGTSGRIGVQDGAELPPTFDWPEDRLVLLMAGGTRAFTQAVENAEDDRDAARSDVAAHAISAQDVVIGIAASGSTPYTTTVIEAAAERGALTIGIANSPGGSLLAAAAHPILVSTGAEAIAGSTRMKAGTAQKVVLNLFSTLVMLRLGRVHRGLMVDMNARNAKLRTRAVRMLRELTGRDDTAIAAALEAAGGRVKTAILLLRGLDRAAADALLARHGGHLHAALTELAP, from the coding sequence GTGCAGACTCCCACAACCGGGCGGGGAGACCTTCCCGCCACCGAGACGGTCAGCCGGCGCTACCAGGATCTTGATCGCTGGCCGGCAACGGATGCGCTGCTCGCCATGTGGGAAGGCCAGCTCAGCGCCGTTGCGGCGGTGCAGCCGGCCCTGCCGGCGATCGCCGAGGCGGCCGAGGCAGCCCTGCCCCGACTCGCGCAGGGCGGGCGACTCGTCTACGCCGGCGCCGGGACCTCCGGGCGCATCGGCGTCCAGGACGGCGCGGAACTGCCGCCCACCTTCGACTGGCCGGAAGACCGTCTCGTCCTGCTGATGGCCGGCGGCACGCGGGCTTTCACGCAGGCCGTGGAAAACGCCGAGGATGACCGCGACGCCGCCCGAAGCGACGTTGCCGCACACGCCATCTCGGCGCAGGACGTGGTCATCGGCATCGCCGCGAGCGGCTCGACCCCCTACACCACCACCGTGATCGAGGCTGCCGCCGAACGCGGGGCCCTGACCATCGGCATCGCCAACAGTCCGGGCGGCAGCTTGCTGGCCGCCGCCGCGCATCCGATCCTGGTGTCGACCGGCGCCGAGGCGATCGCCGGATCGACCAGGATGAAGGCAGGGACGGCACAGAAGGTCGTCCTCAACCTGTTCTCGACGCTGGTGATGCTGCGCCTCGGGCGGGTCCATCGTGGACTGATGGTGGACATGAACGCCCGCAACGCCAAGTTGCGGACCCGCGCCGTGCGCATGCTGCGCGAGCTGACCGGTCGCGACGACACCGCGATCGCGGCGGCGCTGGAAGCGGCCGGCGGGCGCGTGAAAACCGCCATCCTGCTGCTGCGCGGCCTGGATCGTGCCGCCGCCGACGCCTTGCTGGCCCGCCACGGCGGCCATCTGCATGCGGCCCTGACGGAGCTGGCGCCATGA
- the nagA gene encoding N-acetylglucosamine-6-phosphate deacetylase: MTVIRAARLFDGQSLHEDCAVWLEDARIVAVRPGTEAPTNAERLPASLLLAPGFIDLQVNGGGGVLFNDQIDARALGRIAAAHAHAGSTAILPTLISGTRPQLQAALQAADDAMAQQVPGIVGLHLEGPFIAGTRRGIHPADAVTSLTDADVEMLCRPFPAPLLVTLAPETTTPARIHRLAQAGIIVFAGHTEATYEQVLAGLEAGISGFTHLYNAMSAFTSRAPGTVGAALDRATVPAGIIADGLHVHLASLRIAFAAKGPDALFLVSDAMPTAGSDCTGFSLGGERIHLHEGRLVNDAGTLAGAHLTLAEAVRVVVRDAGLPLEAALRMATATPARVARLADRGRIGAGHVADLVALDTGLAVTAVWQSGMRLR; this comes from the coding sequence ATGACCGTGATCCGGGCCGCCCGCCTGTTCGACGGCCAGTCCCTGCACGAGGATTGCGCCGTCTGGCTGGAGGACGCTCGCATCGTCGCGGTGCGACCGGGCACCGAGGCCCCGACCAACGCCGAGCGATTGCCCGCCTCCCTGCTGCTCGCGCCGGGATTCATCGACCTGCAGGTGAACGGTGGCGGCGGCGTGCTGTTCAACGACCAGATCGATGCCAGGGCCCTGGGCCGCATCGCCGCCGCCCATGCCCACGCTGGCAGCACCGCCATCCTGCCCACGCTGATCAGCGGCACGCGGCCGCAGCTCCAGGCCGCCCTGCAGGCCGCCGACGATGCCATGGCACAACAGGTGCCCGGCATCGTCGGCCTGCATCTCGAAGGCCCGTTCATCGCCGGCACCCGCCGCGGCATCCATCCGGCCGACGCGGTCACCTCCCTGACCGATGCCGATGTCGAGATGCTCTGCCGCCCCTTCCCTGCCCCGCTGCTGGTCACGCTCGCACCGGAAACCACCACGCCCGCGCGGATCCACCGCCTGGCGCAGGCCGGAATCATCGTCTTCGCCGGACATACCGAAGCCACCTACGAGCAGGTGCTGGCAGGGCTGGAAGCCGGCATCAGCGGCTTTACACACTTGTACAATGCCATGTCAGCCTTCACCTCGCGCGCGCCCGGGACGGTGGGCGCCGCCCTGGACCGGGCCACGGTCCCGGCCGGCATCATCGCCGACGGGCTGCACGTGCATCTGGCCAGCCTGCGCATCGCCTTCGCGGCGAAGGGGCCGGATGCGCTGTTCCTGGTCTCTGATGCCATGCCGACAGCCGGCTCGGACTGCACCGGTTTCAGCCTTGGCGGCGAACGGATCCACTTGCACGAAGGCCGCCTGGTCAATGACGCCGGCACGCTCGCGGGGGCGCACCTGACCTTGGCGGAAGCCGTGCGCGTCGTCGTCCGGGACGCCGGCCTGCCTCTGGAAGCGGCACTGCGCATGGCCACGGCGACGCCCGCACGCGTCGCCCGGCTGGCCGACCGTGGCCGCATCGGCGCTGGCCATGTCGCCGATCTGGTGGCACTCGACACGGGCCTTGCGGTCACTGCCGTGTGGCAGAGCGGGATGCGCCTGCGCTGA
- a CDS encoding NAD-dependent succinate-semialdehyde dehydrogenase, protein MSSADYPAVPLFIDGAWTPARSGKTLTVVNPATGEALGTLAHAGTEDLDQALAAAERGFAVWRKVSAHDRAKVMRKAATLIRERADSIARLMTLEQGKPLAEAKGELLFAGDIIEWFAEEARRTYGRVIPARAEGVTQLVVKEPVGVVAAFTPWNFPVNQAVRKISAGVAAGCAVILKGPEETPASCAELVRVYQDAGLPPGVVQLVFGVPAEISEYLIPHPTVKKISFTGSTVVGKHLTALAGAHMKRVTMELGGHAPVIVFEDADIAAAARILAANKFRNAGQVCISPTRFLVQESVYEDFVGRFVDFARAVKVGDGLQPGTTMGPLANPRRVTAMEGFVQDAVQKGAELRTGGKRIGNKGNFFEPTVLTGVTREMRVMNEEPFGPLALMMPFHGFDDAVAEANRLPFGLASYAYTRSVKTASAIAAAVESGMMSINHHGLALPEVPFGGIKDSGYGSEGGSEAIEAYLNTKFITQAEA, encoded by the coding sequence ATGTCGTCCGCAGATTATCCTGCCGTCCCGTTGTTCATTGACGGCGCCTGGACGCCAGCCCGGTCGGGCAAGACCCTGACGGTGGTCAACCCTGCGACCGGCGAGGCGCTGGGCACGCTGGCCCATGCCGGTACGGAGGACCTGGACCAGGCCCTGGCGGCCGCGGAGCGCGGCTTCGCCGTCTGGCGGAAAGTGTCGGCCCATGACCGCGCCAAGGTGATGCGCAAGGCGGCCACCCTGATTCGCGAGCGGGCCGACAGCATCGCCCGGCTGATGACCCTGGAGCAGGGCAAGCCGCTGGCGGAGGCAAAGGGCGAGCTGCTGTTTGCCGGCGACATCATCGAATGGTTCGCCGAGGAGGCCCGTCGCACCTATGGACGGGTGATTCCGGCGCGCGCCGAAGGGGTCACCCAGCTCGTCGTCAAGGAGCCGGTCGGCGTGGTCGCCGCCTTCACCCCGTGGAACTTCCCGGTCAACCAGGCCGTGCGCAAGATCTCGGCGGGGGTGGCGGCCGGATGCGCGGTGATCCTGAAGGGACCCGAGGAAACCCCGGCTTCCTGCGCGGAGCTTGTCCGGGTCTACCAGGACGCAGGGCTGCCGCCGGGGGTGGTGCAACTGGTCTTCGGCGTGCCGGCCGAGATTTCCGAGTACCTGATCCCGCATCCGACGGTGAAGAAGATTTCCTTTACCGGCTCGACCGTCGTGGGCAAACACCTCACCGCCCTGGCCGGGGCGCACATGAAGCGGGTGACGATGGAACTGGGCGGGCACGCGCCGGTCATCGTGTTCGAGGATGCCGACATCGCCGCTGCCGCCCGCATCCTCGCCGCCAACAAGTTCCGCAACGCCGGACAGGTCTGCATCTCGCCGACACGCTTCCTGGTGCAGGAGAGCGTGTACGAGGATTTCGTCGGCCGCTTTGTCGATTTTGCCAGGGCGGTGAAGGTGGGCGATGGCCTGCAGCCGGGCACGACGATGGGCCCGTTGGCCAACCCCCGCCGCGTGACGGCGATGGAAGGCTTCGTGCAGGACGCCGTTCAGAAGGGCGCCGAACTGCGCACGGGCGGCAAGCGCATTGGCAACAAAGGCAATTTCTTCGAGCCAACGGTGCTGACCGGGGTGACGCGCGAGATGCGGGTGATGAACGAGGAGCCGTTCGGCCCGCTTGCCCTGATGATGCCGTTCCACGGCTTCGACGATGCCGTGGCGGAGGCGAACCGTCTTCCCTTTGGGTTGGCTTCCTACGCGTACACCCGTTCGGTGAAGACCGCTTCGGCCATCGCCGCAGCCGTTGAAAGCGGGATGATGTCGATCAATCACCACGGTCTGGCCCTGCCGGAAGTGCCCTTTGGCGGGATCAAGGATTCCGGCTATGGCTCGGAAGGCGGCAGCGAGGCGATCGAGGCCTATCTGAACACGAAGTTCATTACCCAGGCAGAAGCTTAA
- the phoB gene encoding phosphate regulon transcriptional regulator PhoB, whose product MAELISSLARPLVLVVEDEAALATMLRYNLEKQGFRVDEAADGQEALTRISEAPPDLVLLDWMLPVMSGIEVCRQIRRRSETRNLPVIMVTARTEDQDAVRGLNTGADDYITKPFNMDALLARMRALLRRAGAVPAKGTLSFHDITMDQAAHRVQRGGRAVHLGPTEYRLLEFFLRHPRRVFSREEVLDAVWGADIHVEPRTVDVHIRRLRKALNAEGELDVVRTVRAAGYALDTEPV is encoded by the coding sequence ATGGCGGAGCTGATCTCGTCGCTGGCCAGGCCATTGGTGCTCGTGGTGGAGGACGAAGCGGCGTTGGCGACGATGCTTCGCTACAACCTGGAAAAGCAGGGTTTCCGGGTGGACGAGGCGGCCGACGGACAGGAGGCGCTGACCCGCATTTCCGAGGCGCCGCCCGATCTGGTGCTGCTGGACTGGATGCTGCCGGTGATGTCGGGGATCGAGGTGTGCCGGCAGATCCGTCGCCGCTCGGAAACGCGCAACCTGCCGGTGATCATGGTGACCGCGCGCACCGAGGACCAGGATGCGGTGCGCGGCCTGAACACCGGGGCGGACGACTACATCACCAAGCCCTTCAACATGGATGCGCTGCTGGCGCGGATGCGCGCCCTGCTGCGCCGGGCCGGTGCGGTGCCGGCGAAGGGCACGCTGAGCTTCCATGACATCACCATGGACCAGGCGGCGCACCGTGTGCAGCGCGGTGGCCGTGCGGTGCACCTGGGGCCGACCGAGTACCGCCTGCTGGAATTCTTCCTGCGGCATCCGCGCCGGGTGTTCTCCCGCGAGGAGGTGCTGGACGCGGTGTGGGGCGCCGACATCCATGTCGAGCCGCGCACGGTGGACGTGCATATCCGCCGGCTGCGCAAGGCGCTGAACGCCGAAGGGGAGCTGGACGTGGTGCGCACGGTGCGCGCGGCGGGATACGCGCTGGATACGGAGCCTGTCTGA
- the phoU gene encoding phosphate signaling complex protein PhoU → MSDMAEHIVKSFEQELVRLRTQITDMGGMVERQVALACDAVLERDSDAAAQAVEADPKVDALEREVEQFVIRLLALRQPMAQDLRHIVAALKISGELERVGDYAKNVAKRSIVLDQFSMPYPLTGLAHMSQLVQQNLKSIIDALGENDADRAMEVWRSDEAVDAIYNALFRELITYMMEDPRNITPCAHLLFIAKNLERIGDHATNIAEMVYYAVKGEPIPEVRPKGDSSAYAVVRSPRE, encoded by the coding sequence ATGTCTGACATGGCGGAGCACATCGTGAAAAGCTTCGAGCAGGAACTGGTTCGCCTGCGGACGCAGATCACGGATATGGGCGGCATGGTGGAGCGCCAGGTGGCGCTGGCCTGCGACGCGGTGCTGGAGCGCGATTCCGACGCCGCCGCCCAGGCGGTCGAGGCCGATCCCAAGGTCGATGCGCTGGAACGCGAGGTGGAGCAGTTCGTCATCCGCCTGCTGGCCCTGCGCCAGCCGATGGCGCAGGATCTCCGCCACATCGTCGCGGCGCTGAAGATCAGTGGCGAGCTGGAGCGTGTTGGCGACTATGCCAAGAACGTCGCCAAGCGGAGCATCGTGCTGGACCAGTTCAGCATGCCCTATCCGCTCACCGGGCTCGCGCACATGTCGCAGCTGGTGCAGCAGAACCTGAAATCCATCATCGACGCGCTGGGCGAGAACGACGCCGATCGCGCGATGGAGGTGTGGCGCTCCGACGAGGCGGTGGACGCCATCTACAACGCGCTGTTCCGCGAGCTGATCACCTACATGATGGAGGATCCGCGCAACATCACCCCCTGCGCGCATCTTCTGTTCATCGCCAAGAACCTCGAACGGATCGGCGATCACGCCACCAACATCGCCGAGATGGTGTACTATGCGGTGAAGGGGGAGCCGATCCCGGAAGTGCGGCCCAAGGGGGACAGCTCGGCCTATGCCGTGGTCCGCAGCCCACGGGAGTAA
- the pstB gene encoding phosphate ABC transporter ATP-binding protein PstB has product MTARAEVVLNQPRIAIRNLDFFYGSNRALKAIDLDLPERQVTGMIGPSGCGKSTLLRVLNRMYDLYPGQRAVGEVLLDGQNILDAGVDLNQLRSRVGMVFQKPTPFPMTIYENITFGVKLHERLNKADLDERVEWALSRAALWDEVKDRVHSSAMGLSGGQQQRLCIARTIATRPEVILFDEPTSALDPISTLKIEELIDELKQDFTIAIVTHNMQQAARCADQVAFFYLGELIEVGTATQMFTAPRQRRTQEYITGRFG; this is encoded by the coding sequence ATGACGGCGCGCGCCGAGGTCGTGCTCAATCAACCAAGGATTGCCATCCGCAACCTTGACTTCTTCTACGGCAGCAACCGTGCCCTGAAGGCCATCGACCTCGACCTGCCGGAGCGGCAGGTGACCGGCATGATCGGTCCCTCCGGGTGCGGCAAATCGACGTTGCTGCGCGTCCTCAACCGGATGTACGATTTGTACCCTGGGCAACGCGCAGTCGGTGAGGTGCTGCTGGATGGGCAGAATATTCTTGATGCCGGCGTCGACCTGAACCAGCTGCGCAGCCGCGTCGGCATGGTGTTCCAGAAGCCTACCCCCTTCCCGATGACGATCTACGAGAACATCACCTTCGGGGTGAAGCTGCACGAGCGTCTGAACAAGGCCGACCTGGACGAGCGGGTGGAATGGGCGCTGTCGCGCGCCGCGCTGTGGGACGAGGTCAAGGACCGCGTGCACAGTTCCGCCATGGGGCTGTCGGGCGGCCAGCAGCAGCGCCTGTGCATCGCCCGGACGATCGCCACCCGGCCGGAAGTGATCCTGTTCGACGAGCCGACCAGCGCGCTCGACCCGATCAGCACGCTGAAGATCGAGGAACTGATCGACGAGCTGAAGCAGGACTTCACCATCGCCATCGTCACCCACAACATGCAGCAGGCGGCGCGTTGCGCCGATCAGGTCGCGTTCTTCTACCTCGGCGAACTGATCGAGGTGGGCACCGCGACGCAGATGTTCACGGCACCGCGGCAACGGCGGACCCAGGAATACATTACCGGTCGCTTCGGTTGA
- the pstA gene encoding phosphate ABC transporter permease PstA, with the protein MSIALKTTRNPTVAARLSRRRRRTNGVVKLLCTVATIIGLAFLASILATLLWRGFAGLDLHVFTDITRPPGSNGGLLNAIIGSLIQTLIGTLIGMPIGLLVGTYLAEYARNSALGNAVRFVSDVLLSAPSILVGLFVYTIMVGPFGGFSGIAGCVALAVIVIPIVVRTTEDMLRLIPVPLREAAFALGAPKWRVVILVCYRAALDGIATGVLLAVARVAGETAPLLFTSLGNLNWSLSLTAPMSSLPVTIYQYAGSAFDDWVSLAWTGALLITLGVLALNIVARFALRPRT; encoded by the coding sequence ATGAGCATCGCCCTGAAGACCACCCGCAATCCCACGGTCGCCGCGCGGCTGTCGCGCCGGCGGCGGCGGACGAACGGGGTGGTGAAGCTGCTCTGCACCGTCGCCACCATCATCGGCCTGGCTTTCCTGGCCTCGATCCTGGCCACCTTGCTGTGGCGCGGCTTTGCCGGCCTGGATCTGCACGTGTTCACCGACATCACGCGCCCCCCCGGGTCGAATGGCGGGTTGCTGAACGCGATCATCGGCAGCCTGATCCAGACCCTGATCGGCACCCTGATCGGCATGCCGATCGGCCTGCTGGTCGGCACCTACCTCGCCGAATACGCCCGCAACTCCGCGCTTGGGAACGCGGTGCGCTTCGTCTCCGACGTGCTGCTCTCGGCGCCGTCGATCCTGGTTGGCCTGTTCGTCTACACTATCATGGTGGGGCCGTTCGGCGGGTTCTCCGGCATCGCCGGCTGCGTGGCGCTGGCGGTGATCGTGATCCCGATCGTGGTGCGCACCACCGAGGACATGCTGCGGCTGATCCCCGTCCCGCTGCGGGAAGCGGCCTTCGCCCTGGGGGCGCCGAAATGGCGGGTGGTGATCCTGGTCTGCTACCGGGCCGCCCTGGACGGCATCGCCACCGGCGTGCTGCTGGCGGTGGCGCGGGTCGCCGGAGAGACCGCGCCGCTGCTGTTCACCTCATTGGGCAACCTGAACTGGTCGCTGAGCCTGACCGCACCGATGTCCAGCCTGCCGGTGACCATCTACCAGTATGCCGGCTCGGCCTTCGATGACTGGGTATCGCTGGCCTGGACCGGCGCCTTGCTGATCACCCTGGGCGTGCTGGCCCTGAACATCGTCGCGCGCTTCGCCCTGCGCCCGCGCACCTGA
- the pstC gene encoding phosphate ABC transporter permease subunit PstC, which produces MSQAATIAAPPARRHGASSAADKVFGAATIAAGVFVLVLLGAIIVSLFMGGLPSFRAFGIGFVFDTEWDPVQQVFGAGVPIFGTLVTAFLALLIAVPLAFGIAVYLTEIAPVWFRRPVGTAIELLAAVPSIIYGMWGFFVIVPVMSEYVQPFLSDTLGETPLIGILFQGPPFGTGILTASLVLAVMVIPFIAATMRDVFMTVPAVYKESAYGVGCTTWEVIRSIVLPYTRASVVGGIMLGLGRALGETMAVTFVIGNTNRIATSLFDPGNTIASIVALEFPESPAGSLKLSSLLALGFILFVISFIVLAISRTLLRPRSA; this is translated from the coding sequence TTGTCCCAAGCCGCAACCATTGCCGCTCCTCCTGCCCGCCGCCATGGGGCTTCCTCGGCCGCCGACAAGGTGTTCGGCGCCGCTACCATCGCCGCCGGCGTGTTCGTGCTGGTTCTGCTGGGGGCGATCATCGTCTCGCTGTTCATGGGCGGGCTGCCGAGCTTCCGCGCCTTCGGGATCGGTTTCGTATTCGATACCGAATGGGACCCGGTGCAGCAGGTCTTCGGCGCCGGCGTGCCGATCTTCGGCACCCTGGTCACGGCCTTCCTGGCCCTGCTGATCGCGGTGCCGCTCGCGTTCGGCATCGCCGTCTACCTCACCGAGATCGCCCCGGTCTGGTTCCGTCGTCCGGTCGGCACGGCCATCGAGCTGCTCGCCGCGGTGCCCTCCATCATCTATGGCATGTGGGGCTTCTTCGTAATCGTTCCGGTCATGTCGGAATACGTCCAGCCCTTCCTCTCCGACACCCTGGGCGAGACGCCGCTGATCGGCATCCTGTTCCAGGGGCCGCCCTTCGGCACCGGCATCCTGACGGCATCCCTGGTGCTGGCGGTGATGGTCATCCCCTTCATCGCCGCCACCATGCGCGACGTGTTCATGACAGTGCCGGCCGTCTACAAGGAATCCGCCTACGGCGTCGGCTGCACCACCTGGGAGGTGATACGCAGCATCGTGCTGCCGTACACCCGCGCCTCGGTGGTCGGCGGCATCATGCTCGGGCTCGGGCGGGCGCTGGGCGAGACCATGGCGGTGACCTTCGTGATCGGCAACACCAACCGCATCGCGACCTCGCTGTTCGATCCCGGCAACACCATCGCCTCGATCGTGGCGCTCGAATTCCCGGAAAGCCCGGCCGGCAGCCTGAAGCTGTCCTCGCTGCTGGCACTGGGCTTCATCCTGTTCGTGATCTCGTTCATCGTGCTCGCGATCTCGCGTACGCTGCTGCGGCCGCGTTCGGCGTGA
- the pstS gene encoding phosphate ABC transporter substrate-binding protein PstS — protein sequence MKLVSTTLAIAMAGFTFAAQAQQITGAGATFPAPVYAKWGEAAKQATGLELNYQAIGSGGGQNQIINRTVDFGASDAPVDTARLESNRLLQFPTVMGAVVPIVNLPGIEPNKLKLTGELLTEIYLGKITKWNDPKLAELNRDLKLPNLAIAPVYRADGSGTTFVFTSYLSAVSPDWKSQVGASTSVKWVVGNGAKGNDGVAATVKQVRGGIGYVENAYATQNKLTTTQLRNKAGQFVEPTLPAFTAAAEAGDWRAAPNYAVNLIDTAGAKAWPIVSATFILLPKDPKDATRSANVIKFFDYAYRNGDQIAQGLEYIPLPGAVKDSVRASWRTEIRGADGAPVYK from the coding sequence ATGAAGCTGGTTTCCACGACGCTGGCCATTGCCATGGCCGGCTTCACCTTTGCCGCGCAGGCGCAGCAGATCACCGGCGCGGGGGCGACCTTCCCGGCTCCCGTCTATGCCAAGTGGGGTGAGGCCGCGAAGCAGGCGACCGGACTCGAACTGAATTACCAGGCCATCGGCTCCGGCGGCGGGCAGAACCAGATCATCAATCGGACTGTCGATTTCGGGGCTTCCGACGCGCCGGTGGACACCGCCCGGCTGGAATCGAACCGCCTGCTGCAGTTCCCGACGGTGATGGGCGCCGTGGTTCCGATCGTGAACCTGCCGGGCATCGAGCCGAACAAGCTGAAGCTGACCGGTGAGCTGCTGACCGAGATCTACCTCGGCAAGATCACCAAGTGGAACGATCCGAAGCTGGCCGAGCTGAACCGGGACCTGAAGCTGCCGAACCTCGCCATCGCCCCGGTCTATCGGGCCGACGGCTCCGGCACCACCTTCGTGTTCACCTCCTACCTGTCCGCGGTGTCGCCGGACTGGAAGTCGCAGGTGGGCGCGAGCACGAGCGTGAAGTGGGTGGTCGGCAACGGCGCCAAGGGCAATGACGGCGTGGCGGCGACGGTCAAGCAGGTGCGCGGCGGCATCGGCTATGTCGAGAACGCCTATGCGACGCAGAACAAGCTGACCACCACGCAGCTGCGCAACAAGGCCGGCCAGTTCGTCGAGCCGACCCTGCCGGCCTTCACCGCGGCGGCCGAGGCGGGCGACTGGCGGGCGGCGCCGAACTACGCCGTGAACCTGATCGACACCGCCGGCGCCAAGGCCTGGCCGATCGTGTCGGCCACCTTCATCCTGCTGCCGAAGGATCCGAAGGACGCGACCCGCAGCGCCAACGTCATCAAGTTCTTCGACTACGCCTATCGCAACGGCGACCAGATCGCGCAGGGCCTGGAATACATTCCGCTGCCGGGCGCGGTGAAGGATTCGGTGCGGGCCTCCTGGCGCACGGAGATCCGCGGGGCAGACGGCGCCCCCGTCTACAAGTAA
- a CDS encoding sulfate/molybdate ABC transporter ATP-binding protein, protein MSVALHGVSKRFGPAAALSGIELEAAEGEFLALLGPSGSGKTTLLRILAGLDEADGGQVLIGGQDMEGVPARARGVGFVFQHYALFRHMTVAENIAFGLRVRPRARRPGRAAIQTRVAELLALVQMPELAGRYPDQLSGGQRQRVALARALAIEPRVLLLDEPFGALDPAVRRDLRRWLRELHDRTGLTTVMVTHDRAEAMEVADRVAILRAGRLEQVDTPAGLWTTPGNPFVYRFVGETVELPCIIRGQIARFETPGLPTLPAPLADGPALAMLRPHQVGLVEGAGARVRAVFAAGPAAMVELEVGGRVVEVVLPVGEAPPRVGSTWGLDLRAASFFPAG, encoded by the coding sequence ATGAGCGTCGCCCTGCACGGGGTTTCCAAGCGGTTCGGGCCGGCCGCGGCGCTGAGCGGCATCGAGCTGGAAGCGGCGGAGGGCGAGTTCCTGGCCCTGCTGGGCCCATCCGGGTCGGGCAAGACGACGCTGCTGCGCATCCTGGCCGGGCTCGACGAAGCGGATGGCGGGCAGGTGCTGATCGGCGGCCAGGACATGGAGGGCGTGCCGGCGCGCGCGCGGGGGGTCGGGTTCGTCTTCCAGCATTACGCCCTGTTCCGGCACATGACCGTCGCCGAGAACATCGCCTTCGGCCTGCGCGTGCGCCCGCGTGCGCGCCGGCCCGGCCGCGCGGCGATCCAGACGCGGGTCGCCGAGTTGCTCGCGCTGGTGCAGATGCCCGAGCTCGCCGGCCGCTATCCCGACCAGCTCTCGGGCGGGCAGCGGCAGCGCGTGGCGCTGGCCCGGGCGCTGGCGATCGAGCCGCGGGTGCTGCTGCTCGACGAGCCGTTCGGGGCGCTTGACCCGGCGGTGCGGCGCGACCTGCGGCGCTGGCTGCGCGAACTGCACGACCGCACCGGACTGACCACGGTGATGGTGACGCATGACCGGGCGGAGGCGATGGAGGTGGCCGACCGGGTGGCGATCCTGCGGGCCGGGCGGCTGGAGCAGGTGGACACGCCGGCCGGGCTGTGGACGACCCCGGGCAACCCCTTCGTCTACCGTTTTGTGGGGGAGACGGTCGAATTGCCCTGCATCATCCGAGGCCAGATCGCCCGCTTCGAGACGCCCGGCCTGCCGACGTTGCCGGCGCCGCTCGCCGATGGCCCGGCGCTGGCCATGCTGCGCCCGCACCAGGTCGGGTTGGTGGAAGGGGCGGGGGCGCGGGTGCGGGCGGTGTTCGCCGCCGGGCCGGCGGCCATGGTGGAACTGGAGGTCGGCGGGCGGGTGGTGGAAGTGGTCCTGCCGGTCGGCGAGGCCCCGCCACGGGTCGGCAGCACCTGGGGGCTGGATCTGCGCGCGGCGTCGTTCTTCCCCGCCGGTTGA
- the cysW gene encoding sulfate ABC transporter permease subunit CysW has product MTVRLGAPLPTVLLALAALLVLVVLPLLAVFAEVVAQGIDRGLATFHDPESVAAIRLTLLIAAITVPVNTIGGLAASWCIARFSFPGRGVLLTFIELPLSVSPVISGLVWVLLFGARGWFGPALEGTGFSIVFATPGLVLATLFVTFPFVVRQVVPLMQAQGSGEEEAALTLGAGPWRMFWHVTLPNVRWALLQGVLLTNARAMGEFGAVAVVSGRIRGQTLTMPLQIEALYNDFQGAAAFAMAALLALLALVTLAAKTVLEWRTGRGASRAVETAA; this is encoded by the coding sequence ATGACGGTACGACTGGGCGCCCCCCTTCCCACGGTGTTGCTGGCGCTGGCGGCATTGCTGGTGCTGGTGGTGCTGCCGTTGCTGGCGGTGTTCGCCGAGGTGGTGGCCCAGGGGATCGACCGTGGCCTGGCTACCTTCCACGATCCCGAATCGGTCGCCGCGATCCGGCTGACGCTGCTGATCGCGGCGATCACCGTGCCGGTGAACACGATCGGCGGGCTGGCGGCATCATGGTGCATCGCCCGGTTCTCGTTTCCGGGCCGCGGCGTGCTGCTGACCTTCATCGAACTGCCCCTGAGCGTCTCGCCGGTGATCTCCGGCCTGGTCTGGGTGCTGCTGTTCGGTGCCCGCGGCTGGTTCGGGCCGGCGCTGGAGGGAACCGGCTTCAGCATCGTCTTCGCCACCCCCGGCCTGGTGCTGGCGACGCTGTTCGTGACCTTCCCCTTCGTGGTGCGCCAGGTGGTGCCGCTGATGCAGGCGCAGGGCAGCGGCGAGGAAGAGGCGGCGCTGACCCTCGGGGCCGGTCCCTGGCGGATGTTCTGGCATGTCACGCTGCCGAATGTCCGCTGGGCGTTGCTGCAGGGGGTATTGCTGACCAATGCCCGGGCGATGGGCGAGTTCGGCGCGGTCGCCGTCGTCTCCGGGCGCATCCGCGGGCAGACGCTCACCATGCCGCTGCAGATCGAGGCCTTGTACAACGACTTCCAGGGGGCCGCGGCCTTCGCCATGGCGGCGCTGCTGGCCTTGCTTGCCCTGGTCACGCTCGCGGCCAAGACCGTGCTGGAATGGCGCACGGGACGAGGCGCGTCCCGGGCCGTGGAGACTGCGGCATGA